In Listeria monocytogenes, the following proteins share a genomic window:
- the galU gene encoding UTP--glucose-1-phosphate uridylyltransferase GalU — translation MRVKKAVIPAAGLGTRFLPATKAMPKEILPIVDKPTIQYIVEEAVESGIEDILIVTGKGKRAIEDHFDSVPELELNLREKNKLELLHLIEETTNINLHFIRQSKPKGLGDAILQARGFVGNEPFIVMLGDDIVQAKTPCAKQLIDQYEKTHSSIIGVQTVPHEETYRYGIIDPIDEYSKNLYNVNGFVEKPDPSAAPSDLAILGRYLLTPQIFDFLETQKPGAGGEIQLTDAINSLNEIQRVFAYDFEGERFDVGDKFGFIKTTMQFALKHPEIKDDVALLVDELYAEIHLKDKK, via the coding sequence ATGAGAGTAAAAAAAGCAGTCATTCCAGCAGCAGGATTAGGGACGAGATTTCTGCCTGCCACAAAAGCAATGCCTAAAGAAATTCTTCCAATAGTAGACAAGCCAACCATTCAATACATAGTAGAAGAAGCAGTAGAATCTGGAATTGAAGATATTCTAATTGTTACTGGTAAAGGGAAAAGAGCTATTGAAGATCACTTTGACTCTGTACCAGAACTTGAGCTCAATCTACGTGAAAAAAACAAACTAGAATTACTTCATTTAATTGAAGAAACAACAAATATTAATCTGCATTTTATTCGTCAATCGAAACCTAAAGGACTTGGTGATGCCATCTTACAAGCAAGAGGTTTTGTTGGTAACGAACCATTTATCGTTATGTTGGGCGATGACATTGTACAAGCAAAAACACCATGTGCAAAACAACTAATAGATCAATATGAAAAAACACATAGTTCAATCATTGGAGTTCAAACGGTTCCTCATGAAGAAACTTATCGTTACGGCATTATCGATCCAATTGATGAATATAGTAAAAATCTGTACAATGTAAATGGTTTTGTCGAAAAGCCTGATCCAAGTGCGGCACCATCTGACCTTGCTATTCTGGGTAGATATCTACTAACACCTCAGATTTTTGACTTTCTAGAAACACAAAAACCTGGTGCTGGTGGGGAAATCCAACTAACCGACGCAATCAACAGTTTAAATGAGATTCAGCGTGTGTTCGCTTATGATTTCGAAGGAGAACGTTTTGATGTTGGCGATAAATTTGGTTTTATTAAGACGACCATGCAATTTGCTTTAAAACATCCGGAAATTAAAGACGATGTTGCTCTCTTAGTAGATGAATTATATGCTGAAATTCACTTGAAGGATAAAAAATAA
- a CDS encoding 2-C-methyl-D-erythritol 4-phosphate cytidylyltransferase: protein MIYAQILAGGKGTRMGNVSMPKQFLPLNGKPIIVHTVEKFILNTRFDKILISSPKEWMNHAEDNIKKYISDDRIVVIEGGEDRNETIMNGIRFVEKTYGLTDDDIIVTHDAVRPFLTHRIIEENIDAALETGAVDTVIEALDTIVESSNHEVITDIPVRDHMYQGQTPQSFNMKKVYSHYQNLTPEKKQILTDACKICLLAGDDVKLVKGEIFNIKITTPYDLKVANAIIQERIAND, encoded by the coding sequence ATGATATACGCTCAAATTTTAGCTGGAGGAAAAGGTACGCGAATGGGTAACGTTAGCATGCCAAAACAATTTCTACCTCTAAATGGTAAACCAATTATTGTTCATACCGTTGAAAAATTTATTCTAAATACTCGATTTGATAAAATTCTTATTTCCTCACCAAAAGAATGGATGAACCACGCTGAGGATAATATTAAAAAGTATATTTCTGATGATCGTATTGTAGTTATTGAAGGCGGAGAAGACCGCAATGAAACAATTATGAATGGTATTCGTTTTGTGGAAAAAACATATGGCTTAACAGATGATGATATTATCGTGACACATGATGCGGTTCGCCCATTTTTAACACATCGTATTATTGAAGAAAATATAGATGCTGCGCTTGAAACAGGAGCAGTAGATACGGTTATTGAAGCACTTGATACAATCGTTGAATCAAGCAATCATGAGGTGATTACGGATATTCCGGTCAGAGATCACATGTATCAAGGACAAACACCGCAAAGCTTCAATATGAAAAAAGTGTATAGCCACTATCAAAATCTAACACCAGAGAAAAAACAAATTCTAACAGATGCATGTAAAATTTGTTTGCTTGCTGGCGATGATGTGAAATTAGTTAAAGGTGAAATTTTCAACATTAAGATTACGACGCCTTATGATTTGAAAGTAGCGAATGCGATTATTCAGGAGCGGATAGCCAATGATTAA
- a CDS encoding glycosyltransferase family 39 protein produces MQIKKNLSFVFYGVFIFIFGYLLVRSIIKPLNVGYSNFFILLLFSITILIIMLALFQLFSRLNRKSDILLTLILVIALVSTQVYLMFALQMDAFADSFGIKGQAVQMLQNGGMFTGDSYFLVYPNNVLTTIIRYELYNFGANIGITNTYLLESGFVILCMNITFFTLFYIIRKEVGIKYSNIYLLIILFCVPFYGYLTYFYSDTLVLPFAALILLFYYLYTKNNKWFYFIIIGLLFAIGYHIKPNLIIMLPAIIIHLFFIKNWRKTLLNTAIILIVFAGMNTLYNPFTEKYGFERDNSLEFPQSHWIMMGLKGPEGRYDSSEFLYTKQFDTKEKKQEANKEVIKERITSYGPVGLLELYNMKMLSTWTDGTRAYSWYVKSAKEYPVAYDFLFGDKKVFADAFSQIFHIINLILIILGALRFYKKQEFDLSFLINITLIGVWLFHLVWEANQRYILFVTPLMIMSAMYGFKFLVELLYTKDKVPVIKQTTRKPFLIVCFVVFMLSLVTIIYGVKPIAIDKQNSNHYLVNQSYAYLQVPVNSKNAVTQTFKADENFNNVGIYVLEAPNEDNKYKIRITNKDENKIISEKVYSASSFEAGEYFPIEVNENPKKKTEYSIQILSTKGNKGEALMLGKYQQKGFDLYSDGAMYINGKNQVNEDIGFEVTETTNSPLISWYSYLLVFIIFVGVISLSFLTFKQKKD; encoded by the coding sequence GTGCAGATTAAAAAAAATTTAAGTTTTGTATTTTATGGAGTATTTATTTTTATTTTTGGTTATTTGTTAGTAAGAAGTATCATAAAACCATTAAATGTTGGTTATAGTAATTTTTTTATACTTTTATTATTTAGCATAACTATTTTAATTATTATGTTAGCTCTTTTTCAATTATTTAGCCGCCTTAATCGTAAAAGTGATATATTATTGACATTAATCTTAGTAATAGCATTGGTTTCAACACAAGTTTACTTGATGTTTGCACTTCAAATGGATGCTTTTGCTGATAGTTTTGGTATAAAAGGTCAGGCAGTACAAATGCTACAAAACGGTGGAATGTTTACAGGAGACAGTTATTTTCTTGTATATCCGAACAATGTTTTAACTACCATAATCAGATATGAACTATATAATTTCGGAGCAAATATAGGTATTACTAATACTTATCTCCTTGAAAGTGGTTTTGTTATTCTATGTATGAATATCACTTTCTTTACATTGTTTTACATTATTCGAAAAGAAGTTGGTATAAAATATAGCAACATTTACTTGTTAATAATCTTGTTTTGTGTTCCTTTTTATGGATATTTGACTTATTTTTATTCAGATACACTTGTGCTACCGTTCGCAGCATTAATTTTATTGTTCTATTATCTTTATACGAAAAATAATAAATGGTTTTATTTTATAATAATTGGACTTTTATTTGCTATTGGATATCATATAAAACCAAATTTAATTATTATGTTACCAGCAATTATTATCCATTTGTTTTTCATAAAAAATTGGCGAAAAACACTATTAAATACGGCTATTATCTTAATTGTTTTTGCAGGTATGAATACTCTCTATAATCCATTCACCGAAAAATATGGTTTTGAACGTGATAATAGTTTAGAGTTTCCTCAATCGCATTGGATTATGATGGGATTAAAGGGGCCAGAAGGAAGATATGATAGTTCAGAATTTCTTTATACGAAGCAATTTGATACAAAAGAAAAAAAACAAGAAGCCAATAAAGAAGTAATAAAGGAAAGAATAACATCATACGGACCTGTAGGGTTATTAGAACTATACAATATGAAAATGTTATCTACTTGGACAGATGGAACAAGAGCATATAGTTGGTATGTTAAGTCTGCTAAAGAATACCCAGTTGCATATGATTTTTTGTTTGGTGACAAAAAAGTGTTTGCAGATGCATTTTCTCAAATATTCCATATAATAAATTTAATATTAATTATTCTAGGTGCTCTAAGATTTTACAAAAAGCAAGAATTTGATTTATCTTTTTTAATTAACATTACATTAATTGGTGTTTGGCTATTTCATCTAGTATGGGAGGCCAATCAACGGTATATTCTTTTTGTTACACCACTTATGATTATGTCAGCAATGTATGGTTTTAAATTCTTAGTAGAACTACTATATACAAAAGACAAAGTTCCTGTTATTAAACAAACAACTAGAAAACCATTTTTAATAGTATGTTTTGTTGTATTTATGTTGAGTTTAGTTACTATTATTTATGGAGTTAAACCGATTGCTATAGATAAACAAAATTCCAATCATTATTTAGTAAACCAAAGCTATGCATATTTACAGGTACCAGTGAATTCAAAAAATGCTGTTACACAAACTTTTAAAGCAGATGAAAATTTTAATAATGTTGGTATTTATGTTTTAGAAGCTCCAAATGAAGATAATAAATATAAAATTAGGATAACTAACAAAGACGAAAATAAAATCATTTCTGAGAAAGTTTATTCTGCATCTTCCTTTGAAGCAGGGGAATATTTCCCAATCGAAGTTAATGAAAATCCAAAAAAGAAAACAGAGTACAGTATACAAATTTTATCCACAAAAGGTAACAAAGGTGAAGCACTGATGTTAGGTAAGTATCAACAAAAAGGATTTGATTTATATAGTGATGGTGCCATGTATATAAATGGAAAAAATCAAGTTAATGAAGATATTGGTTTTGAAGTAACTGAAACTACTAACTCGCCATTGATTTCATGGTATAGCTATTTGCTTGTTTTCATTATTTTTGTGGGTGTAATATCATTAAGTTTCTTAACTTTTAAACAAAAAAAAGATTAA
- a CDS encoding glycosyltransferase family 2 protein, translated as MEKPFLTIVVPCYNEEAVLGETVIQLTKIMDTLVDKEEISEKSKIMFVDDGSKDKTWELIDDFTKKQKYISGLKLSRNYGHQGALLAGLTAAYEASDCVISIDADLQDDVNAIIPFVEKFNQGYEVVYGVRDKRDTDTFFKRNTALGFYKVMEKLGVKMVPNHADYRLLSKRALGEFLKYKEENMFIRGIIPLLGFKSTKVYYNRNERFAGESKYPLKKMLMFAVDGITSFSITPIRFLLTIGVLMFIIGVGLGIYAIVQKILGEVVIGWTSLMVSLWLIGGIQLIAIGVLGEYIGKIFKEVKARPRFTIENNLFEEKYKAENLK; from the coding sequence GTGGAAAAACCATTTTTAACCATTGTAGTTCCGTGTTATAACGAGGAAGCAGTTCTCGGGGAAACTGTTATTCAGTTAACAAAAATCATGGATACTTTAGTGGATAAAGAAGAAATAAGTGAAAAAAGTAAGATTATGTTTGTGGATGACGGAAGTAAAGACAAAACATGGGAACTAATAGACGACTTCACAAAAAAACAAAAATATATATCGGGTCTTAAACTTAGTCGCAATTATGGTCATCAAGGTGCTTTGTTGGCAGGTTTAACTGCGGCTTATGAAGCTTCAGATTGTGTGATTTCTATTGACGCGGATTTACAAGATGATGTAAATGCGATTATTCCTTTTGTTGAAAAATTTAATCAAGGTTATGAAGTTGTATATGGAGTACGCGATAAAAGAGACACTGATACATTTTTCAAGAGAAACACTGCGCTTGGATTTTATAAGGTAATGGAGAAATTAGGTGTCAAAATGGTTCCTAACCATGCAGATTATCGTTTGTTAAGTAAGCGAGCTTTAGGAGAGTTTTTAAAGTATAAAGAAGAAAATATGTTTATTCGTGGAATAATTCCTTTGTTAGGATTTAAATCAACAAAAGTGTATTATAATCGAAATGAACGTTTTGCAGGTGAATCCAAATACCCATTAAAGAAAATGTTAATGTTTGCTGTAGATGGCATTACATCTTTTAGTATTACACCAATTAGATTTTTATTAACGATAGGTGTATTAATGTTTATAATTGGTGTAGGTTTAGGCATATACGCTATTGTACAGAAAATATTAGGAGAAGTTGTAATAGGATGGACTTCGTTAATGGTTTCCCTATGGTTAATTGGTGGTATTCAACTAATTGCAATAGGTGTTTTAGGTGAATATATAGGTAAAATTTTTAAAGAGGTTAAGGCGAGACCTCGTTTTACTATAGAAAACAATTTATTTGAAGAAAAATATAAAGCTGAAAATTTAAAATAA
- a CDS encoding CDP-glycerol glycerophosphotransferase family protein — protein MLYEIIKESKIAEPKISVIVPVYNVISYIDETISSLLKQTLKDIEIILVDDGSSDGSFEKIIDYGDRFDNICVAKEPNAGPGMARNNGLSIAKGKYISFVDSDDLLPERALEIMYEAAEKEQVGVVTGISVSFNSNRSWFIGGHYNKGVFKSGRKTLIQNPEMLYTLGPCNKLYLREVVEDIRFPDSIKVAEDHPFVIEAYLKSQSIYTVDEIIYNYRAREDEGDISLSQIVTSNPYVSFKDIIASIKLSDALLKEYVTNPVALQKIRVDYHDRIIATDIWPAYKGILLNGDAETQIKMFDAFRALVDSMDFHLFNNLGVFQRLLTFETINRYTFIKEKARPSYLRALRLAYEKLDPGSLNKLLSSDYAKEVRAGEKAAKRNSIKPIYNRLVARKLKSTISTGFEKVVVKNWTKLVGLSRNFYARRIAFPIYKLGKKERKIIFLTNKHDVLADSFKAVYDEIILQKPDYKVVGYLKQPQRTILELLKMYKDIATAEYIFLDDYYRQIYGLTLRKDSEVIQLWHAAGAFKKFGFSSIGYADSNTESFERDAHKNYSKVVVSSSEIVPFYAEAFDVDEKNVLPLGVPRTDRFFNEEYKAYIKNVFEGKYPALKNKKVITYAPTFRGGPGERQQFVMNLNIRRLAEQLGDEYVLVLKMHPSVVRGVGIPFDLQEFAFNMSNEDINDVLINTDILITDYSSVVFDFSIMEKPVLFYAYDLEGYLGERNFYYNYEEFVPGPIVRTNEELIGTIKANDFDLEKVRVFKERFFDDLDGNSAKRIVKELIK, from the coding sequence ATGCTCTATGAGATTATCAAAGAATCAAAAATAGCAGAACCAAAAATTTCTGTTATAGTTCCAGTTTATAATGTAATTAGCTATATTGATGAAACTATTAGTTCCTTACTAAAACAAACCCTAAAAGATATTGAAATAATTTTAGTTGATGATGGCTCTTCTGATGGAAGTTTCGAAAAAATTATTGATTATGGCGACCGGTTTGATAACATTTGTGTAGCTAAAGAACCTAACGCTGGTCCAGGTATGGCACGTAACAATGGTTTAAGCATTGCTAAAGGCAAATATATTAGTTTTGTGGACTCTGATGACCTCCTCCCAGAAAGAGCCTTAGAGATCATGTACGAGGCTGCTGAGAAAGAGCAAGTAGGAGTAGTCACAGGTATTTCTGTTAGTTTTAATAGTAATCGTTCATGGTTTATTGGCGGGCACTATAACAAAGGCGTTTTTAAAAGTGGACGTAAAACACTTATTCAGAATCCGGAAATGCTTTATACATTAGGACCTTGTAATAAACTGTACCTTCGTGAAGTAGTAGAAGATATCCGTTTTCCAGATTCAATCAAAGTTGCAGAAGATCATCCTTTTGTCATTGAAGCCTATTTAAAGTCTCAAAGTATTTATACAGTAGATGAAATTATTTATAATTATCGTGCACGAGAAGATGAAGGAGATATTTCTTTATCACAAATCGTTACTTCGAATCCTTATGTAAGTTTTAAAGATATTATTGCTAGTATAAAACTGTCTGATGCTCTTTTGAAAGAGTATGTGACTAATCCAGTTGCACTTCAAAAAATCAGAGTGGACTACCATGACCGAATTATTGCAACGGATATTTGGCCTGCGTATAAAGGTATTCTTTTGAATGGGGATGCGGAAACACAAATCAAAATGTTTGATGCTTTCCGTGCATTAGTAGATTCGATGGATTTCCATTTGTTTAATAATCTGGGTGTTTTCCAAAGACTATTAACATTTGAAACGATTAATCGCTATACATTCATTAAAGAAAAAGCACGTCCTAGCTACTTAAGAGCGTTGAGATTAGCTTATGAAAAATTAGATCCAGGTTCGTTGAATAAATTATTATCCTCCGATTATGCTAAAGAAGTTCGTGCTGGTGAAAAAGCGGCCAAACGAAATTCAATAAAACCTATCTATAATCGTCTTGTAGCACGCAAGCTGAAATCTACTATTTCAACTGGATTTGAAAAAGTAGTTGTAAAAAATTGGACAAAACTAGTAGGATTATCACGTAATTTTTATGCGAGAAGAATAGCTTTTCCAATTTATAAGTTAGGGAAAAAAGAACGTAAAATAATCTTTTTAACGAATAAGCATGATGTGTTAGCTGATTCATTTAAAGCGGTTTATGATGAGATTATTTTACAAAAACCAGATTATAAAGTAGTAGGTTATTTGAAGCAACCTCAAAGAACTATTTTAGAACTTTTAAAAATGTATAAAGATATTGCAACTGCTGAGTATATCTTTTTAGATGATTATTATCGCCAAATTTATGGATTAACTCTTCGCAAAGATTCTGAAGTTATTCAACTTTGGCATGCGGCTGGGGCTTTTAAAAAGTTCGGTTTTAGTTCCATTGGTTACGCAGATAGTAATACAGAAAGCTTTGAACGAGATGCACATAAAAACTATTCCAAAGTAGTAGTTTCTTCCAGTGAAATTGTACCATTTTATGCAGAAGCGTTTGATGTGGATGAAAAAAATGTATTGCCACTTGGCGTACCGCGTACGGATCGTTTTTTCAATGAAGAATACAAAGCTTATATTAAAAACGTTTTTGAAGGAAAATATCCTGCTTTAAAAAATAAAAAAGTCATTACTTATGCGCCTACTTTCCGTGGTGGTCCTGGTGAACGTCAACAATTTGTAATGAATTTAAATATTCGACGTTTAGCGGAACAATTAGGGGATGAGTATGTACTTGTTTTGAAAATGCATCCTTCTGTAGTTCGAGGCGTTGGTATTCCATTTGATTTACAAGAGTTTGCATTTAATATGAGTAATGAAGATATTAATGATGTTTTGATTAATACCGACATTTTAATTACTGATTATTCTTCAGTAGTGTTTGATTTCTCTATTATGGAAAAACCTGTGCTCTTTTATGCATACGATTTGGAGGGTTATCTAGGAGAACGTAATTTCTATTATAATTATGAAGAATTTGTTCCTGGTCCAATAGTTCGTACAAATGAAGAATTAATTGGAACAATCAAAGCAAATGATTTTGACTTAGAAAAAGTTCGTGTGTTTAAAGAAAGATTTTTCGATGATTTAGACGGTAACTCTGCTAAACGAATTGTGAAAGAACTTATTAAGTAA
- a CDS encoding GW domain-containing glycosaminoglycan-binding protein, producing the protein MINKKWMKIVMIPMLVVPMYGLTTVGGQLQDSLTGKNSFVKDAEAATTASQQAFIDKIAPAAQASQEQYHLLSSITLAQAILESGWGKSGLATKGYNLFGIKGKYNGQSVIMSTSEYVNGQWIKVDAEFRKYPSWNESVTDHTLLLVNGTSWNKNLYKKVVDATDYKVAAMELQKAGYATSPTYGASLIQVIENYDLAKYDVLYDKILTQKSISGKATVTSPTGNGVWTLPYKVKGVKSVSPASTYANKDIDLVSVATTKRGTYYQFKYNGKVVGWVDAKALTIYDSVNYDKVNVGRAKITSPVSNGIWSKPYNVYGREFVTNATTYAQQEIKLLREAQTAKGTYYQFSINNKTIGWIDKRALTIYPYDSIVSSKNVSLDGQITNPTGNGIWSKAYKLEGTTSVAPASNYANQDVNINQQIETQHGIYYNININGKNIGWLDQKAITLYDEEEYNKAVSFDGTIKNVKSNTIWTKPYRTVGTKSVGPAETYLNKDVQIIREAKTPKGIYYQFKSSGKVIGWLDQKAFDVYDNILYNKAVNMEAVVENVDGNAVWSAPYKSKGVQGITVASTYKNKTVKLTREAQTNRGTYYEFSYNGKVIGWLDKKAFKFYNTLEYDEVYNRDAIITNVTGNTVWTLPYEIYGTKAVNPAATYKNQQARITRKAKTERGIYYQFSINGKNIGWLDERAFDVYDEIEYNKNIQLTGVLSNASGNAIWSEPYRVIGTKNVGQATSYANKTVQLVKEAKTTRSTYYQMSINGKVIGWVDKRAFTNVK; encoded by the coding sequence ATGATAAATAAAAAGTGGATGAAAATTGTAATGATTCCAATGCTAGTTGTCCCAATGTACGGTTTGACAACAGTTGGTGGACAATTACAAGATTCATTAACTGGGAAAAATTCCTTCGTAAAAGACGCTGAAGCTGCGACAACAGCATCACAACAAGCGTTTATTGACAAAATAGCACCTGCTGCCCAGGCATCTCAAGAACAATATCATCTGTTGTCTAGTATAACTTTAGCTCAAGCAATTTTAGAATCTGGTTGGGGGAAAAGTGGACTTGCTACAAAAGGATATAATTTATTTGGTATTAAAGGGAAATACAACGGACAATCGGTAATCATGTCAACTTCTGAATATGTGAACGGACAGTGGATTAAGGTCGATGCTGAGTTCCGTAAATACCCTAGTTGGAACGAATCTGTAACGGATCACACACTTTTACTAGTGAACGGAACTTCTTGGAACAAAAATTTATACAAAAAAGTTGTCGATGCAACGGATTATAAAGTAGCTGCAATGGAGCTTCAAAAAGCTGGATATGCGACGTCTCCAACTTATGGTGCTAGTTTAATCCAAGTAATTGAGAATTATGATTTAGCCAAATATGATGTTTTATACGACAAAATTCTTACTCAAAAATCCATTTCTGGAAAAGCGACTGTCACAAGTCCAACAGGAAATGGCGTTTGGACTTTACCGTATAAAGTAAAAGGCGTAAAATCTGTTAGTCCTGCTAGCACATATGCTAATAAGGATATCGATTTAGTATCTGTTGCTACAACTAAAAGAGGTACGTACTATCAATTTAAATATAACGGTAAAGTAGTTGGTTGGGTAGATGCCAAAGCACTAACCATTTACGATAGCGTCAATTATGATAAAGTAAATGTTGGACGTGCTAAAATTACTAGCCCAGTAAGTAACGGTATCTGGTCTAAACCGTACAATGTTTATGGAAGAGAATTTGTTACGAATGCAACAACTTACGCACAACAAGAAATTAAACTTTTACGCGAAGCACAAACCGCCAAAGGTACTTATTACCAATTTAGTATAAATAATAAGACTATTGGTTGGATTGATAAACGAGCGCTTACTATCTATCCGTATGATTCCATTGTTTCAAGTAAAAATGTGAGCCTAGACGGACAAATTACTAACCCGACAGGAAATGGTATTTGGTCCAAAGCATACAAGCTAGAGGGGACAACTTCTGTTGCTCCAGCGTCTAACTATGCCAATCAAGATGTTAATATTAATCAACAAATTGAAACTCAACATGGTATTTATTATAATATTAATATCAATGGTAAAAATATTGGTTGGTTAGATCAAAAAGCGATTACACTCTACGATGAAGAAGAATATAATAAAGCTGTCTCTTTTGATGGTACAATTAAAAATGTTAAGAGTAACACAATTTGGACTAAACCCTATCGAACAGTTGGTACAAAATCAGTAGGTCCAGCAGAAACCTATTTAAACAAAGATGTTCAAATAATTCGTGAAGCCAAAACACCAAAGGGTATTTATTATCAATTTAAATCTTCTGGTAAAGTGATTGGTTGGTTGGATCAAAAAGCTTTCGACGTATACGACAATATTCTTTATAATAAAGCTGTCAACATGGAGGCTGTAGTTGAGAATGTAGATGGTAATGCTGTTTGGTCAGCTCCATATAAAAGTAAAGGTGTTCAAGGGATAACAGTTGCAAGCACATACAAAAATAAAACAGTTAAGTTAACTCGTGAAGCGCAGACAAACAGAGGAACTTATTATGAGTTTAGCTATAATGGTAAAGTGATTGGCTGGTTAGATAAGAAAGCTTTTAAATTCTATAATACATTAGAATATGATGAAGTATACAATAGAGATGCTATCATCACTAATGTAACTGGAAATACAGTTTGGACGTTACCTTACGAAATATATGGAACCAAAGCTGTTAATCCTGCAGCAACATATAAAAACCAACAAGCAAGGATTACGAGAAAAGCTAAAACTGAAAGAGGCATCTACTATCAATTTAGCATTAATGGAAAAAATATTGGTTGGCTAGATGAGAGAGCATTTGATGTTTATGATGAAATTGAGTATAACAAAAATATTCAATTAACTGGTGTATTAAGTAATGCTTCTGGAAATGCTATCTGGTCAGAACCATACAGGGTTATTGGGACGAAAAATGTCGGACAAGCAACATCTTATGCAAATAAAACTGTACAATTAGTAAAAGAAGCTAAGACGACTCGTTCCACGTATTATCAAATGAGTATTAATGGTAAAGTAATTGGTTGGGTAGATAAACGAGCGTTCACTAATGTTAAATAA
- a CDS encoding ribitol-5-phosphate dehydrogenase has protein sequence MINQVYRLVSERQFEVANVDESLTGDVVVVRPTHLSICAADQRYYTGSRGKEMLSKKLPMALIHEGVGEVVYDATKEFKPGTKVVMIPNTPFENDPVIAENYLRSSKFRSSGYDGLMQDYVFMRRDRVVALPDDINMKVAAFSELISVAVHAILRFEGKSNANRESFGVWGDGNLGFITSLLLKNWYPDSKVYIFGKTPYKLDFFSFVDGAYAIDDVPADLVIDQAFECAGGMGSQYAVSQIIDVIKPEGTISLLGVSEYPIEFNSRMVLEKGLTVYGSSRSGRVDFEKTVEFLSTNKRGVEYLQNLVGEVHTVHSIQDVIEAFEADLRSPWGKSVMEWKI, from the coding sequence ATGATTAATCAAGTATATAGACTTGTGTCAGAGAGACAGTTTGAAGTTGCCAATGTGGACGAATCATTAACAGGTGATGTGGTTGTTGTTAGACCGACTCATTTATCTATTTGTGCGGCAGATCAACGTTACTATACAGGTTCTAGAGGAAAAGAAATGTTATCTAAAAAACTTCCAATGGCACTTATTCATGAAGGTGTTGGCGAAGTCGTTTATGATGCGACGAAAGAATTTAAACCTGGAACAAAAGTTGTCATGATTCCAAACACACCATTTGAGAATGATCCAGTCATTGCTGAGAACTATTTACGTTCTAGTAAATTCCGTTCTAGTGGTTATGATGGCTTAATGCAGGATTATGTGTTCATGCGTCGTGATCGCGTGGTGGCATTGCCGGATGATATTAATATGAAAGTAGCTGCTTTCTCAGAGCTGATTTCCGTGGCAGTTCACGCTATTTTACGCTTTGAAGGAAAAAGTAATGCTAACCGGGAATCTTTCGGTGTGTGGGGCGATGGAAACTTAGGTTTCATCACTTCTTTACTATTAAAAAATTGGTATCCAGATAGCAAAGTTTACATTTTTGGTAAAACACCATATAAATTAGACTTCTTTTCTTTTGTGGATGGTGCTTATGCGATTGATGATGTTCCGGCTGATTTAGTTATTGATCAAGCATTCGAATGTGCTGGAGGAATGGGTAGTCAGTATGCGGTGAGTCAAATTATTGATGTCATTAAACCAGAAGGAACCATTTCCTTACTTGGTGTTTCGGAGTATCCGATTGAATTTAATTCACGTATGGTACTTGAAAAAGGACTAACCGTTTATGGAAGTAGTCGTAGCGGTCGTGTTGATTTTGAGAAAACAGTGGAGTTCTTATCAACCAATAAACGTGGGGTAGAATATCTGCAAAATCTTGTTGGGGAAGTTCATACAGTTCATTCCATTCAAGATGTAATCGAAGCATTTGAAGCTGATTTACGCAGTCCATGGGGCAAGAGCGTTATGGAGTGGAAGATATAA